Proteins from one Brevibacillus humidisoli genomic window:
- a CDS encoding TlyA family RNA methyltransferase, protein MRKERLDVLLVERGHYATREKAKAAVMAGLVRVGGERCDKPGTKLPEDAAITIKGELHPYVSRGGLKLEKALQQFQVDLSGKVMMDIGASTGGFTDCALQHGARRVYAIDVGYGQLAWELRQDERVVVMERTNFRHLDPDQFAHERPDAASIDVSFISLRLILPVLHRFLKEDGDVIALVKPQFEAGKENVGKNGIVRDPAVHRQVLTDVTAFAREIGFAVQGISYSPITGGEGNIEFLLHLRKQTANQGTDHLHDWISQVVKEAHNSL, encoded by the coding sequence ATGAGAAAAGAACGATTGGATGTCCTGCTCGTCGAGCGTGGTCACTATGCAACAAGGGAAAAAGCAAAGGCAGCGGTGATGGCTGGATTGGTGCGGGTAGGCGGTGAGCGTTGTGACAAGCCGGGGACCAAGCTGCCAGAGGATGCCGCGATTACGATAAAAGGAGAGCTTCACCCCTACGTAAGCCGCGGCGGATTAAAGCTAGAAAAGGCGCTGCAGCAGTTTCAAGTGGATCTTTCCGGCAAAGTGATGATGGATATTGGCGCGTCGACTGGCGGATTTACCGACTGTGCCTTGCAGCACGGCGCCCGTCGGGTTTATGCGATCGATGTGGGCTACGGGCAATTGGCATGGGAACTGCGACAGGATGAACGGGTAGTGGTGATGGAGCGAACCAACTTTCGTCATCTCGATCCTGACCAGTTTGCCCACGAGCGGCCGGATGCGGCTTCGATTGATGTGTCATTTATCTCACTCCGTTTGATCCTGCCGGTTCTGCACCGCTTTCTAAAAGAAGATGGGGATGTCATTGCACTCGTTAAACCGCAGTTTGAAGCAGGGAAAGAAAACGTCGGCAAAAACGGCATTGTCCGCGACCCGGCTGTTCACCGTCAAGTCTTGACAGACGTAACCGCCTTTGCCCGAGAGATCGGGTTTGCCGTGCAGGGGATCAGCTATTCCCCGATTACCGGCGGAGAAGGAAATATTGAGTTTTTGCTCCATCTGCGCAAGCAGACAGCTAACCAGGGAACGGACCATCTGCATGACTGGATCTCCCAGGTCGTGAAAGAGGCACACAATTCTCTGTGA
- the dxs gene encoding 1-deoxy-D-xylulose-5-phosphate synthase codes for MLLETIHSPADLKKLSMAQLHQLAAEIRDFLVENLAATGGHLASNLGVVELTLVLHYLFDSPQDKLIWDVGHQAYVHKILTGRSDQFPTLRQYKGLCGFPKMSESPHDVWETGHSSTSLSAAMGMATARDLKGEKNHVVAIIGDGALTGGMALEAMNHIGDEGKNVIVVLNDNEMSIAPNVGALHNYLGKLRTGHNYRWAKDELEHLLKAIPAVGGKLAHWAERLKDSMKYLLVSGVLFEELGFTYIGPIDGHNLELLHDAMRTAAQTKGPTLVHAITKKGKGYAPAEADSFKWHGIGTYKIESGEEIKSKPKAPSYSSVFANTMIKLTEEDSRVVAVTPAMPGGSGLVKYAEVFPERMFDVGIAEQHACTFAAGLATQGLKPVFAVYSTFLQRAYDQLVHDVARQKLNVIFAIDRAGLVGADGETHQGAYDIAFMRAIPNMVMMAPKDENEMQHMMKTAVAYDDGPIAFRYPRGNGLGVPMDEQLQVLPIGKAEIIQQGHGVAILSFGHVFDLAEKAVDLLKADGISPMLVNARFCKPLDEELLISLAQSGYDLVTVEEGCISGGFGSAVLEFLAQAGYRHTVVECIGIPDYFVEHGSVKEQRQEIGLTAEAIATKVRALYPAHKQRA; via the coding sequence GTGTTGCTGGAGACGATACACAGCCCGGCTGATCTAAAAAAGCTAAGTATGGCCCAACTGCATCAACTCGCTGCGGAAATCCGCGATTTTTTGGTAGAGAATCTGGCCGCAACCGGCGGACACCTGGCTTCAAATCTGGGAGTGGTGGAGTTGACGCTGGTCCTTCACTACCTGTTTGACAGTCCACAGGACAAGCTGATTTGGGACGTTGGCCATCAGGCGTATGTACATAAAATCCTGACGGGTCGATCCGATCAGTTTCCGACCTTGCGCCAGTATAAGGGACTGTGCGGCTTTCCCAAGATGAGCGAGAGTCCCCATGATGTGTGGGAGACTGGCCACAGCAGCACATCTCTGTCGGCAGCGATGGGGATGGCTACCGCACGCGATCTCAAAGGAGAGAAGAACCATGTCGTGGCGATCATCGGAGACGGTGCGCTGACTGGCGGGATGGCCCTGGAAGCGATGAATCACATCGGGGACGAAGGCAAAAATGTGATCGTCGTCTTGAACGACAATGAAATGTCGATCGCTCCCAATGTGGGTGCGTTGCATAATTATCTCGGCAAGCTGCGAACAGGCCATAACTATCGCTGGGCCAAAGATGAACTGGAGCACCTGCTCAAAGCAATTCCCGCTGTAGGCGGAAAACTGGCCCATTGGGCAGAGCGGCTCAAGGACAGCATGAAGTACCTGCTCGTCTCCGGAGTCTTATTTGAAGAACTGGGTTTTACCTATATCGGCCCGATTGACGGCCACAACCTTGAGCTGCTGCATGATGCGATGAGAACGGCAGCCCAGACGAAAGGACCGACCCTGGTGCACGCGATTACCAAAAAGGGCAAGGGATACGCACCTGCGGAAGCGGATTCGTTTAAATGGCACGGGATCGGTACCTACAAGATCGAGTCAGGTGAGGAGATCAAATCAAAGCCAAAGGCTCCTTCCTACAGCAGCGTGTTTGCCAACACAATGATTAAACTGACCGAGGAAGATTCACGGGTTGTGGCAGTCACACCGGCCATGCCCGGTGGATCGGGACTCGTTAAATACGCGGAGGTATTCCCTGAGCGGATGTTTGATGTCGGAATTGCCGAGCAGCACGCTTGTACCTTTGCAGCAGGACTGGCTACACAAGGTCTGAAGCCGGTGTTTGCGGTCTATTCCACCTTCCTGCAGCGGGCGTATGATCAATTGGTCCATGATGTGGCGCGGCAAAAACTAAATGTGATCTTTGCGATCGACCGGGCAGGGCTAGTTGGAGCGGACGGTGAGACCCACCAAGGTGCGTACGACATCGCCTTTATGCGAGCGATACCTAATATGGTGATGATGGCCCCAAAAGACGAAAACGAGATGCAGCACATGATGAAGACGGCGGTAGCTTACGATGACGGCCCTATTGCGTTTCGCTACCCACGCGGCAACGGGCTTGGTGTGCCGATGGATGAGCAGCTTCAGGTTTTGCCCATCGGCAAAGCGGAGATCATCCAGCAAGGTCACGGTGTGGCCATCCTCTCATTTGGCCACGTGTTTGACTTGGCTGAGAAGGCGGTCGATCTGCTGAAGGCGGACGGCATTTCACCAATGCTGGTAAACGCTCGCTTTTGCAAGCCGTTAGACGAAGAGTTGCTGATCAGCCTGGCGCAGTCCGGATATGATCTGGTAACGGTGGAAGAAGGCTGTATCAGCGGCGGTTTTGGCAGCGCCGTACTGGAGTTTCTCGCCCAGGCAGGTTACCGGCATACGGTCGTAGAGTGCATCGGGATTCCCGATTACTTTGTGGAACATGGCAGCGTCAAGGAGCAGCGGCAGGAGATTGGGCTTACCGCTGAGGCGATCGCGACAAAGGTGAGGGCGCTGTATCCTGCACATAAACAGAGGGCATAA
- a CDS encoding polyprenyl synthetase family protein, with protein sequence MNQTLSAYLQERAALIERNLLSALEREEVPARLYESMSYSLMAGGKRLRPVLVLAVLESLGAPIERGIPYAVSLELIHTYSLIHDDLPAMDDDDLRRGKPTNHKVYGEATAILAGDALLTRAFSSIADAYLEHPEVKPENGLRLIAELGRRCGAAGMVGGQMADMEGEGRPLSLAELEYIHCHKTGDLLVAALRGAAYLADASPTLIDALTRYGMAIGLAFQIQDDILDVEGDTAQLGKTAGSDQSRQKVTYPSLIGMEASKQKLAQLVSDAKEALRAVGLGDSILVPLADYIMERSC encoded by the coding sequence ATGAATCAGACGCTCTCCGCTTACCTCCAAGAAAGGGCAGCGTTGATTGAGCGGAACTTGCTGTCTGCTCTGGAAAGAGAAGAGGTGCCAGCCCGCCTCTATGAATCGATGTCTTACTCCTTGATGGCCGGGGGCAAACGATTGCGACCGGTGCTGGTGCTCGCTGTGCTGGAGTCGCTTGGCGCCCCAATTGAGCGGGGCATACCCTATGCCGTTTCACTTGAGTTGATCCACACGTATTCACTCATTCACGATGACCTGCCGGCCATGGACGATGACGATTTGCGCCGCGGCAAACCGACCAATCACAAGGTGTATGGCGAAGCAACAGCCATTCTGGCTGGCGATGCCTTGTTGACGCGTGCCTTCTCCAGCATCGCCGATGCCTACCTGGAGCATCCAGAGGTGAAGCCGGAAAACGGACTCAGGCTGATCGCTGAGTTGGGGCGTCGCTGCGGTGCTGCGGGAATGGTTGGAGGGCAGATGGCCGATATGGAGGGGGAAGGTCGCCCGCTTAGCTTGGCAGAACTGGAGTACATCCACTGTCACAAGACCGGCGATTTGTTGGTAGCGGCTCTGCGTGGAGCGGCCTATCTCGCTGATGCTTCGCCAACTCTCATCGATGCCCTTACCCGCTACGGCATGGCTATTGGCCTTGCTTTTCAAATCCAGGACGACATTCTCGATGTGGAGGGTGATACCGCCCAATTGGGGAAAACGGCGGGGAGCGACCAATCTCGCCAAAAGGTGACCTATCCGTCACTCATCGGAATGGAAGCGTCGAAGCAAAAACTGGCCCAGCTCGTCTCTGACGCCAAAGAGGCACTGCGTGCTGTAGGACTGGGTGATTCGATTCTGGTGCCGCTAGCGGATTACATCATGGAGCGAAGCTGCTAG
- the xseB gene encoding exodeoxyribonuclease VII small subunit: MARKKDEKELELPFEQAMQRLEEVVRRLEEGEVPLEEAIELYQEGMQLSRLCGQKLDVIEAKVMQLVEEDGTLTEKPFHIEEEAE; the protein is encoded by the coding sequence ATGGCCCGCAAGAAAGATGAAAAAGAGTTGGAACTGCCATTTGAACAGGCAATGCAGCGTCTGGAAGAAGTGGTCCGCCGTCTGGAAGAGGGAGAAGTTCCGCTGGAAGAAGCGATTGAACTTTATCAAGAAGGCATGCAGTTGTCCCGTCTGTGCGGCCAAAAGCTGGATGTGATAGAAGCCAAGGTGATGCAGTTGGTAGAGGAAGACGGTACTCTCACGGAGAAGCCGTTCCACATCGAGGAGGAAGCGGAATGA